One Paenibacillus sp. FSL W8-0186 genomic window carries:
- the dnaX gene encoding DNA polymerase III subunit gamma/tau, translating to MEHIALYRAWRPQSFQDMVGQQHIIRTLQNAIREQRLSHAYLFSGPRGTGKTSAAKILAKAVNCEKGPASEPCNECDACRRITAGAVMDVLEIDAASNRGVEEIRDLREKVKYAPTEVRQKVYIIDEVHMLTTEAFNALLKTLEEPPPHVMFILATTEPHRLPATVISRCQRFDFRRVSLEEQCERLKLICEQEGITAEDEAIQYIARLSDGGMRDALSILDQIASFSDGHVSYKQALDMTGGIPSRQFAEIAKTLIEGDVGGMLQLIEGLMQEGKSADKCMENLLYYFRDLLMIKMVPNAEKMTERALDLQEFREMAEVFTRPQLFRIIDTLNHYQTEMKYALQPQTLFEVALLKLCSIPQSEEAVNVQAASAVTASSPADPSEIQQLRRQVAELEKKLERAMQGGLGGGSQDGDNRGNRPASRTTAPRVASKAKIPAGIDRYVAQRSSPEFMEVQGKWNQVLQGVKDEKITIHAWFVNGEPVSVLDDAILVAFKNDIHRETTEKPANKQLIEMVMERVMGSPYRLVTMMLKDWNDSIEGAGSETSKEEPFQLEPSDDGGGKEPWVDEALNMFGDDLVVVKE from the coding sequence ATGGAGCATATTGCGCTGTACCGTGCTTGGCGGCCGCAGTCGTTTCAGGACATGGTAGGACAACAGCACATTATTCGCACGCTGCAGAACGCGATTCGGGAGCAGCGGCTGTCGCATGCTTATTTGTTTAGCGGGCCTCGGGGAACGGGGAAGACGAGCGCGGCCAAAATTTTGGCCAAAGCCGTGAACTGCGAGAAGGGGCCGGCTTCGGAGCCGTGCAACGAATGTGACGCTTGCCGCCGGATTACGGCAGGGGCTGTTATGGATGTACTTGAGATTGACGCCGCTTCCAACAGGGGAGTCGAGGAAATTCGTGATTTGCGCGAAAAGGTGAAATATGCCCCTACCGAGGTGCGGCAGAAGGTTTATATTATTGATGAAGTTCACATGCTGACGACGGAAGCATTTAATGCGCTGCTTAAGACGCTGGAGGAGCCGCCGCCGCATGTCATGTTTATCCTTGCGACAACAGAGCCGCATCGGCTTCCAGCAACGGTAATATCCCGCTGTCAACGCTTTGACTTCCGCCGGGTATCCCTGGAGGAGCAGTGCGAGCGGTTAAAGCTGATTTGCGAACAGGAGGGCATTACGGCCGAGGATGAAGCTATCCAGTATATCGCGCGGTTGTCGGATGGCGGCATGCGGGATGCGCTGAGCATCCTGGATCAGATCGCTTCGTTCTCAGACGGGCATGTATCCTACAAGCAGGCGCTGGATATGACAGGCGGGATTCCTTCGAGGCAGTTCGCGGAAATCGCGAAGACGCTGATCGAAGGCGATGTCGGCGGTATGCTGCAGTTGATTGAGGGTCTTATGCAGGAAGGCAAAAGCGCTGATAAATGCATGGAGAATCTGCTGTATTACTTCCGGGATTTATTGATGATTAAAATGGTGCCGAATGCGGAAAAAATGACGGAGCGCGCGCTGGATCTCCAGGAATTCAGAGAGATGGCAGAAGTGTTTACGCGCCCGCAACTGTTCCGGATTATCGACACGCTGAACCATTATCAGACCGAGATGAAATATGCGCTGCAGCCGCAGACGCTGTTTGAGGTAGCTCTTTTGAAGCTCTGCAGCATTCCGCAGAGCGAAGAAGCGGTTAATGTACAGGCTGCCTCTGCTGTTACTGCGAGCTCCCCTGCCGATCCATCTGAGATTCAGCAGCTTCGCCGGCAGGTGGCGGAGCTGGAGAAGAAGCTTGAGCGCGCAATGCAGGGGGGACTCGGTGGCGGAAGCCAAGACGGGGATAACAGAGGGAATCGCCCGGCATCGCGGACGACGGCGCCTCGCGTGGCCTCGAAGGCCAAGATCCCAGCGGGGATTGACCGCTATGTAGCCCAGCGCAGCAGCCCGGAATTCATGGAAGTGCAAGGAAAATGGAATCAGGTGCTGCAAGGGGTTAAGGATGAGAAGATTACCATTCATGCCTGGTTTGTGAACGGCGAGCCCGTTTCCGTGCTGGATGATGCCATCCTAGTCGCATTCAAGAACGATATTCACCGCGAAACTACAGAGAAGCCTGCGAACAAGCAGCTCATTGAAATGGTAATGGAGCGGGTGATGGGTTCACCGTACCGTCTGGTGACGATGATGCTCAAGGACTGGAATGACAGTATTGAAGGCGCTGGGTCAGAGACATCGAAGGAGGAGCCTTTTCAGTTAGAGCCCTCGGATGATGGCGGCGGCAAGGAGCCATGGGTAGACGAGGCTTTGAACATGTTTGGGGATGACCTCGTTGTTGTGAAGGAGTAA
- a CDS encoding YbaB/EbfC family nucleoid-associated protein, which translates to MNNMNQMMKQVKKMQEQMLKAQEELGSKTVEGSAGGGVVTVEVTGHKKVLSINIKPEAVDPDDVEMLQDLVLTAVNDALGKADELANNDMGKFTGGMKIPGLF; encoded by the coding sequence ATGAACAATATGAACCAAATGATGAAGCAAGTGAAGAAAATGCAGGAGCAAATGCTGAAAGCCCAGGAGGAGCTCGGCAGCAAAACCGTCGAGGGAAGCGCGGGCGGCGGCGTAGTTACCGTTGAAGTGACCGGACATAAGAAAGTGTTGTCCATCAATATCAAGCCAGAGGCTGTAGATCCGGACGACGTGGAAATGCTGCAGGACTTGGTGCTGACCGCGGTAAATGATGCGCTTGGCAAAGCGGATGAGCTGGCTAACAACGACATGGGTAAATTCACAGGCGGAATGAAAATTCCAGGCTTGTTCTAA
- the recR gene encoding recombination mediator RecR produces the protein MYYPEPIAKLIDAFTHLPGIGPKTAARLAFHVLNMKEDDVIDFAKALVSVKRNLHYCSVCCNITDTDPCRICQDKTRDASVICVVQDSKDLVAMERTKEFDGYYHVLQGAISPMEGLGPDDIRLKELLNRLSDERVKELILATNPNIEGEATAMYISRLVKPFEIRVTRIAHGLPVGGDLEYADEVTLSKALEGRRELR, from the coding sequence TTGTATTATCCCGAACCGATCGCCAAGCTGATCGACGCTTTTACTCATCTGCCGGGAATCGGCCCTAAGACGGCCGCGAGGCTGGCGTTTCACGTGCTGAACATGAAGGAAGACGATGTGATTGATTTTGCCAAGGCTCTGGTTAGCGTCAAACGGAATCTTCACTACTGTTCAGTATGCTGCAATATTACGGATACCGATCCTTGCCGGATTTGCCAGGACAAGACGCGGGATGCATCCGTAATTTGCGTAGTCCAGGACTCCAAGGATTTGGTGGCCATGGAACGGACAAAAGAGTTTGATGGTTACTATCATGTACTGCAAGGCGCTATTTCACCCATGGAAGGACTTGGTCCGGATGACATCCGGCTGAAGGAGCTGCTTAACCGTCTTAGCGATGAACGGGTTAAAGAGCTGATTTTGGCGACTAACCCCAACATCGAAGGAGAGGCTACGGCGATGTATATTTCTCGCCTCGTGAAGCCGTTCGAGATCCGGGTTACCCGGATTGCCCATGGGCTGCCGGTCGGCGGCGACTTGGAGTATGCGGATGAAGTAACCTTATCCAAGGCGCTCGAGGGGCGGCGTGAATTAAGGTAA
- a CDS encoding DUF2508 family protein — translation MKLRQWLLSRKKMRQYDNELEYKEQLYREVMKARRQWEQAYCALQEAVGADEVDIAIYTLEAAERRYQVHLRAAKQANVTWEPFQFGSYSKDGFYLRD, via the coding sequence GTGAAATTGAGGCAATGGCTGCTGAGCAGGAAGAAAATGAGACAGTATGATAATGAGCTTGAATATAAGGAGCAATTGTATCGTGAGGTAATGAAAGCCCGGCGACAGTGGGAACAGGCTTATTGTGCCCTTCAGGAGGCAGTGGGTGCGGATGAGGTAGATATAGCCATATATACGCTGGAAGCCGCGGAAAGAAGGTACCAGGTTCACTTAAGGGCGGCAAAGCAGGCGAATGTGACATGGGAGCCATTTCAATTTGGGTCATACTCAAAGGACGGATTCTATCTTCGAGACTGA
- a CDS encoding pro-sigmaK processing inhibitor BofA family protein encodes MKMILSLVLIGSLLLLGYIVFSRRLGLAWLTRLGLHVVLAALGIYIVNFSGLLTETYIPMNPVTISTVLILGLPGVGLLLGLKLTML; translated from the coding sequence ATGAAAATGATATTGTCTCTAGTGCTTATTGGGTCATTGCTGCTGCTAGGTTATATCGTGTTTTCGCGCAGGCTGGGATTAGCATGGCTTACTCGCCTTGGCCTTCATGTTGTGTTGGCTGCACTGGGAATATATATCGTCAATTTCTCGGGTCTGCTTACGGAGACATATATTCCGATGAACCCGGTCACGATAAGCACGGTTCTTATTCTTGGCCTGCCTGGTGTAGGTTTACTGCTGGGGCTTAAATTAACAATGTTATGA
- a CDS encoding helix-turn-helix domain-containing protein, translating to MEINLLKKQLELIVKASVHLSNMEMQEWERLTNDHKSKGAGIARSVVLKDRSLWLGGVDQQTVQVLEADTSKLSEAEVKLIELLMAAVVGEASLPAAGAKKDDEHRSRQLGAWIQEQLEQGEDKANAPESLTLTTKMDGVMIPFLLGWETHSVTDISYAKLNKLLRSYFGGDIVLLPLKEEWYVLVGEKLLADLRDESDEGLDTERDMLGALSQGMYELVANEWGGGGFHLAVGDPIAPEQALVSTALLLRETLTLGRLFHVTEQIHLSWELRLERLVYSIPDAQRQRFIEDTGSQISLMQDEEILSTLDTFFQLDCNVSETAKRLYIHRNTLLYRLDKFKQETGLDVRRFHDAVIVKLGMLLYKVTNRE from the coding sequence ATGGAGATCAACTTACTCAAGAAACAGCTTGAACTCATAGTTAAGGCTTCTGTCCATTTGTCCAACATGGAAATGCAGGAGTGGGAAAGATTGACGAATGATCATAAATCCAAAGGAGCGGGGATCGCTCGCTCTGTGGTGCTGAAGGATCGCTCACTGTGGTTGGGGGGCGTTGATCAGCAAACGGTTCAAGTGCTTGAAGCGGATACGTCCAAACTGTCGGAAGCGGAAGTAAAGCTGATTGAGCTTTTAATGGCAGCTGTCGTAGGGGAAGCATCGTTGCCGGCAGCAGGAGCGAAGAAGGATGACGAGCATCGAAGCCGTCAGTTGGGCGCATGGATTCAAGAGCAGTTAGAGCAGGGCGAAGATAAGGCGAATGCCCCTGAGTCGTTAACTTTAACAACCAAGATGGATGGGGTAATGATTCCTTTTTTGCTAGGCTGGGAAACTCATTCGGTTACAGATATTTCGTATGCGAAGTTAAATAAACTGCTGCGCAGTTATTTTGGCGGGGATATCGTACTGCTGCCGCTTAAGGAAGAGTGGTATGTGCTTGTGGGCGAGAAATTATTAGCCGATCTTCGTGACGAGAGCGATGAAGGTTTGGATACGGAGAGGGATATGCTTGGTGCACTCAGTCAAGGCATGTATGAGCTCGTAGCCAATGAATGGGGCGGAGGCGGATTCCATTTGGCGGTAGGCGATCCGATTGCACCAGAGCAGGCGTTGGTCTCGACAGCGCTGCTGCTCCGGGAGACATTGACGCTAGGCCGGCTGTTCCATGTCACGGAACAAATTCATCTGTCCTGGGAGCTGCGTCTGGAACGCCTCGTCTACAGCATCCCGGATGCCCAGCGGCAAAGATTCATTGAAGATACCGGAAGCCAGATCAGCTTGATGCAGGATGAAGAGATTTTATCCACGCTGGATACCTTTTTTCAATTGGATTGCAACGTCAGCGAGACTGCCAAGCGATTATATATTCATCGCAATACACTGCTGTACCGGCTGGATAAGTTCAAGCAGGAGACTGGCCTTGATGTGCGCAGATTCCATGATGCGGTCATAGTCAAGCTGGGGATGCTATTGTATAAAGTGACAAATAGGGAATAG
- the ugpC gene encoding sn-glycerol-3-phosphate ABC transporter ATP-binding protein UgpC: MAGVRLEHIFKKYPGADKATVIDVNLDIADKEFLVLVGPSGCGKSTTLRMIAGLEEITEGKLYIGDRVVNDVAPKDRDIAMVFQSYALYPHMNVYQNMAFGLKLRKVKKEEIDQRVREAARILDIEHLLDRKPKALSGGQRQRVALGRAIVRDPQVFLMDEPLSNLDAKLRGQMRAEITKLVKRLETTCIYVTHDQTEAMTMGDRIVVMQDGIIQQAASPEELYNQPTNIFVAGFIGSPTMNFINGKIVEQNGAVYFQSDSLKVEVPQGKAVTLKEKGYVGGKEVIMGVRPEDIHEEPIFLEGSPNTVFTASVDVTENLGHEMLLYLSSNSPLIARVDGRSNTREGDNVKLAIDMNKIHIFDKETEQNVFFS; encoded by the coding sequence ATGGCAGGCGTACGCTTAGAACACATTTTTAAGAAATACCCAGGTGCTGACAAGGCAACCGTTATCGACGTTAATCTAGACATTGCAGATAAAGAATTCCTCGTATTGGTTGGACCATCCGGTTGCGGTAAATCTACAACTCTTCGGATGATTGCTGGTCTGGAGGAAATCACTGAAGGTAAATTGTACATCGGCGACCGCGTCGTTAACGACGTAGCTCCTAAAGACCGCGACATCGCGATGGTTTTCCAATCCTACGCTTTGTATCCGCATATGAACGTGTATCAAAACATGGCATTCGGTCTTAAGCTTCGCAAAGTGAAAAAAGAAGAAATCGACCAACGTGTACGCGAGGCAGCAAGAATTCTCGATATCGAGCACTTGCTTGACCGCAAACCGAAGGCTCTCTCCGGTGGTCAGCGTCAACGGGTTGCCTTGGGACGCGCAATTGTCCGCGATCCGCAAGTCTTCCTCATGGACGAACCGCTTTCCAACTTGGATGCTAAGCTCCGCGGTCAAATGCGTGCGGAAATTACGAAGCTCGTTAAACGTCTTGAAACGACTTGTATTTATGTAACGCATGACCAAACAGAGGCTATGACGATGGGTGACCGTATCGTTGTTATGCAGGACGGTATCATTCAACAAGCGGCTTCTCCTGAAGAGCTGTACAACCAACCAACGAATATTTTCGTTGCTGGGTTTATCGGTTCCCCTACAATGAACTTCATCAACGGTAAAATTGTAGAGCAAAACGGTGCTGTATACTTCCAATCCGATTCACTCAAAGTTGAAGTACCTCAAGGTAAAGCTGTTACCCTGAAGGAAAAAGGATATGTAGGCGGCAAGGAAGTTATCATGGGCGTACGTCCTGAAGATATTCATGAAGAGCCAATCTTCCTGGAAGGCTCCCCAAATACTGTATTTACAGCAAGCGTAGACGTTACTGAGAACCTGGGTCACGAAATGCTCTTGTACTTGAGCAGCAACTCTCCGCTGATTGCTCGCGTAGATGGACGTTCCAACACTCGTGAAGGCGACAATGTGAAGCTTGCCATCGATATGAACAAAATTCATATCTTCGATAAAGAAACTGAGCAAAACGTATTTTTTAGCTAA
- the hprK gene encoding HPr(Ser) kinase/phosphatase, whose amino-acid sequence MAKKVKVSELVNQFGLEVVSGEQGLKRIITVDDLYRPGLEMAGYFEYHPPERVQILGKTELAFFEMLPSKERRDRMERLCSSDDTPCIIVTRSWEVPQELIDISSVKNIPVLRSSMATTILSSRITSFLEKKLAPTATIHGVLVDVYGVGMLITGSSGIGKSETALELVKRGHRLIADDAVEIRQTSDFQLHGTAPELIRHLLEIRGVGIINVMTLFGAGAIRNNKRISLVVRLEAWQQEKQYDRLGLDEETTRIIDTDVPLATIPVRPGRNLAVIIEVAAMNFRLKRMGYNAALQFTTKLTETIAEDIDDLD is encoded by the coding sequence ATGGCTAAAAAAGTAAAAGTATCAGAATTGGTCAACCAGTTCGGACTTGAGGTTGTGTCGGGAGAACAAGGGTTGAAACGGATCATTACCGTCGATGACTTATACCGTCCTGGCCTGGAAATGGCCGGTTATTTCGAGTACCATCCGCCAGAGCGGGTACAGATTTTAGGGAAGACAGAGTTGGCATTCTTCGAGATGCTGCCGTCTAAAGAGCGGCGTGATCGCATGGAGCGTCTATGCTCCAGCGATGATACCCCTTGTATTATCGTGACGAGATCATGGGAGGTCCCGCAAGAGCTGATCGACATCAGCTCGGTCAAGAATATTCCCGTCCTGCGGAGCAGCATGGCTACAACGATTTTGTCCAGCCGCATTACGAGCTTCTTGGAGAAGAAGCTTGCTCCTACGGCAACCATTCATGGCGTCCTTGTCGACGTGTATGGGGTAGGTATGCTTATTACCGGCTCCAGCGGCATAGGTAAAAGCGAGACCGCGCTGGAGCTCGTTAAGCGCGGACACCGTCTTATCGCCGACGATGCCGTAGAAATTCGTCAGACTTCCGATTTTCAGCTGCATGGAACCGCGCCAGAGCTGATTCGCCATTTGCTTGAAATTCGGGGCGTCGGCATCATCAACGTCATGACGCTGTTTGGCGCAGGAGCTATTCGCAACAATAAGCGGATTTCCCTCGTTGTTCGACTCGAGGCCTGGCAGCAAGAGAAGCAATATGACAGACTAGGGCTCGATGAAGAAACGACGCGAATCATTGACACCGATGTACCGCTCGCTACGATTCCGGTTCGGCCTGGACGGAACCTGGCTGTCATCATTGAAGTGGCAGCGATGAACTTCCGCCTGAAGCGAATGGGATATAACGCGGCATTGCAGTTTACGACAAAGCTCACCGAGACGATTGCCGAAGATATTGACGATTTGGACTAG
- the lgt gene encoding prolipoprotein diacylglyceryl transferase, which translates to MGTLLLDPIAFSIGSIAVRWYGLILGTGALVGLLLAIREGKRFAIPQEFFMDLLLLGVPSAIIGARIYFVAFTWDQYKNNLWDIFKIWEGGIAIYGALIGAIICAVIMVRRRGYNFWRIADICAPSLIAGQMIGRWGNFVNQEAYGGPTTEAFLRDYLHLPSFIVNQMNVEGVFHHPTFLYESLWNLVGLLLLFVLRRQKFLRAGELFFSYFIWYSIGRFFIEALRTDSLAFQGPAWLASFVDGLWFPMVWLGFEQGYLDPNYGNVRISQLLALLIIVIAIILIIVRRRTVTNLPRYSDPIISTKNQEIESGPSASAAVLSRKAVDTDKANEADTPAPEQDEESKKE; encoded by the coding sequence ATGGGCACTTTGTTATTGGATCCAATAGCTTTTTCTATCGGAAGTATCGCTGTACGCTGGTACGGATTAATTCTCGGAACGGGCGCTTTGGTTGGTTTGCTTCTGGCCATTCGAGAGGGGAAGCGTTTTGCTATTCCGCAAGAGTTCTTTATGGACCTATTGCTGTTAGGCGTTCCCTCAGCCATTATTGGGGCCAGAATTTACTTTGTTGCTTTTACATGGGATCAATACAAAAATAACTTATGGGACATCTTCAAAATTTGGGAAGGCGGCATAGCGATATACGGCGCGCTTATTGGCGCGATTATATGCGCGGTCATTATGGTGCGCAGACGGGGCTATAATTTCTGGCGTATTGCCGATATTTGCGCGCCTTCGCTGATCGCTGGCCAAATGATCGGCCGCTGGGGGAACTTCGTGAACCAGGAAGCCTATGGTGGTCCTACGACTGAAGCTTTTTTGAGGGATTACCTGCATTTGCCGTCTTTCATCGTAAACCAGATGAACGTGGAGGGCGTGTTCCATCATCCGACGTTCCTCTATGAATCGCTATGGAATCTGGTTGGCTTGCTGCTGTTGTTCGTGCTTCGGAGACAGAAATTCCTGCGGGCAGGAGAGTTGTTTTTTTCCTATTTTATATGGTATTCCATCGGCCGATTCTTTATCGAAGCGCTGCGTACGGACAGTCTGGCGTTTCAAGGGCCGGCGTGGCTGGCATCTTTCGTAGACGGACTCTGGTTTCCGATGGTTTGGCTTGGATTCGAGCAGGGGTATTTGGATCCTAACTATGGCAATGTACGCATATCCCAGCTGTTGGCTTTGCTTATTATCGTTATTGCAATTATCCTTATCATCGTTCGCCGCAGAACAGTCACTAATTTGCCGCGGTACAGCGATCCGATCATTTCTACTAAAAATCAGGAGATCGAGAGTGGCCCAAGCGCCAGCGCCGCTGTCCTAAGCAGAAAGGCTGTAGATACAGACAAGGCAAATGAAGCGGATACTCCTGCGCCAGAACAAGATGAGGAATCGAAAAAGGAGTAG
- the ppaX gene encoding pyrophosphatase PpaX — MNIDTVLFDLDGTIVDTNELIIASFQHVLDKHKQPRTREQIIPYMGMTLEQQFQAFSGWEDVAELVTDYRSFNTMHHDTMVKGFPHVGEVVSTLKEKGMKLGIVTTKIRPSTMRVLEMFDLLKYMDAIVTVQDVTHPKPHPEPVLTAIQQLNADPKRTLMVGDSPADIKSAQAAGALSAAVAWSLKGAEELKKYNPDYILEDMLDLYGILGWELVKK; from the coding sequence TTGAATATAGACACCGTGTTATTCGATTTAGACGGAACGATTGTAGATACCAACGAATTGATTATTGCGTCGTTCCAGCACGTATTGGACAAGCATAAACAGCCCCGTACCCGGGAGCAGATCATACCTTATATGGGAATGACGCTGGAGCAGCAGTTTCAGGCTTTTTCAGGCTGGGAGGATGTTGCGGAACTTGTGACCGATTACCGCTCGTTTAACACCATGCACCACGATACGATGGTCAAAGGATTTCCGCATGTCGGTGAAGTCGTCTCCACCTTGAAAGAGAAAGGAATGAAGCTTGGAATCGTGACGACCAAGATCAGGCCTTCGACGATGCGCGTATTGGAGATGTTTGATTTGCTGAAATATATGGACGCGATTGTAACCGTTCAGGATGTCACACATCCCAAGCCGCATCCAGAGCCGGTGCTGACAGCAATACAGCAGCTCAATGCCGATCCGAAGCGCACCCTGATGGTGGGAGACAGCCCTGCGGACATTAAGTCGGCTCAGGCTGCCGGAGCGCTCTCCGCAGCAGTGGCTTGGTCCCTTAAAGGGGCGGAGGAGCTGAAGAAGTACAATCCGGACTATATCCTGGAGGATATGCTTGATTTATACGGAATTTTAGGATGGGAGCTTGTGAAGAAGTGA
- a CDS encoding acyltransferase, which produces MRRVQRYPVEGPNALWQLYRTVSPWKGVKNFIFIQLARYCPVLSLKNWIYRRILGMKVGEHTAFGLMVMVDVFFPELITIGRNSVIGYNSTILAHEYLIKEYRLGEVHIGNEVMIGANTTILPGVTIGDGAVVAAGSVVHKDVAPGAFVGGNPLRVIERKTPERTGLEADAANEQ; this is translated from the coding sequence GTGAGGAGAGTGCAGCGTTATCCAGTAGAAGGGCCAAATGCGCTGTGGCAGTTATACCGAACGGTAAGTCCGTGGAAGGGTGTCAAAAACTTCATTTTCATCCAATTGGCCAGGTATTGCCCGGTGCTGTCGCTGAAAAACTGGATTTATCGCCGCATTCTCGGCATGAAGGTCGGGGAGCATACCGCTTTTGGCCTCATGGTGATGGTGGACGTCTTCTTTCCCGAGCTGATTACAATTGGACGAAACTCGGTCATCGGCTACAATTCGACGATTCTGGCTCATGAATATTTGATCAAGGAATATCGTCTGGGCGAGGTTCATATTGGAAATGAAGTCATGATTGGCGCAAACACGACGATCCTTCCCGGAGTTACGATTGGAGACGGGGCCGTCGTCGCCGCAGGATCAGTTGTGCATAAAGACGTAGCCCCGGGAGCATTCGTTGGCGGCAATCCGCTTCGCGTCATTGAGCGGAAAACGCCGGAACGAACAGGCCTTGAGGCTGACGCAGCAAACGAACAATAA
- a CDS encoding DUF4179 domain-containing protein, which yields MPGKFDFHREVKLLTDYYKSHDAAAEQIYEEKLDQALLAGISSGHSRYKRFAHHFPWKLTGALLACCLLLFGGWQMWTSDNLGRSAFHASRSDIPSFVYNSMTPKLKDAALHGLYQPINETITQGNYQVTIDGVLADRTEMVVFYTAVNLLGNAPIFARDAKFLDAQGNGLGVMVDYPSSDAKPGTPSNVQHDKFTVSFPNHNVPAQFSFSAKWGHPQASDEAHELMEFPIQLDSSKYAGLEHKIEVNRSATVGPYSFTITDAILNPLTTRVYLRIESAKENLYQSLIDPVLWITQEGSRKSLPMQMSTTNARPNELLIQFDSLYYAKWQDLSFGASGIEEALGKDLKLVLDTEKQKIVSAPNDSVRLTRVVPTEEFIDIYFELDHISDRRALYFDLDEEFTDGDGKKHTLMVGRSSYYRSDEAFETFHYKIKPGNYIQPLTFKLLSYPGTDINQPFEIPLLTGNNPAKQP from the coding sequence ATGCCGGGGAAGTTTGATTTTCATCGAGAGGTAAAACTGCTGACGGATTATTATAAATCCCACGATGCCGCTGCGGAGCAAATCTATGAAGAAAAATTAGACCAGGCATTGCTTGCCGGGATCTCATCAGGCCATTCTCGCTATAAACGCTTCGCTCATCATTTCCCTTGGAAGCTTACGGGCGCGCTGCTTGCCTGCTGCCTCTTGCTGTTCGGCGGCTGGCAGATGTGGACATCGGACAACTTGGGCCGTTCTGCCTTTCATGCGTCCCGCTCAGACATCCCAAGTTTCGTATACAACAGCATGACGCCCAAGCTTAAGGATGCAGCCCTCCATGGTCTATACCAACCCATAAATGAAACGATCACGCAGGGCAATTACCAAGTTACGATTGACGGGGTTCTTGCTGACCGTACCGAGATGGTTGTATTCTATACAGCGGTTAATTTACTAGGGAATGCCCCCATTTTTGCCCGGGACGCCAAGTTTCTGGACGCCCAAGGGAATGGCCTAGGCGTTATGGTTGATTATCCATCCTCTGATGCTAAGCCGGGGACTCCATCTAACGTGCAGCATGATAAATTTACGGTTTCTTTTCCTAATCATAATGTGCCTGCTCAATTCAGTTTCTCCGCAAAATGGGGTCATCCGCAAGCGTCGGATGAAGCCCATGAACTCATGGAGTTTCCTATTCAGCTGGATTCCAGTAAATATGCCGGATTGGAGCACAAAATCGAGGTTAACCGTTCAGCAACGGTTGGACCATATTCTTTTACGATTACGGATGCTATTTTGAATCCATTGACTACAAGGGTCTATCTCCGAATTGAATCCGCCAAGGAGAATTTATATCAGAGTCTGATCGATCCTGTTCTATGGATAACTCAGGAGGGCTCACGAAAATCCCTTCCTATGCAAATGTCTACAACGAATGCCAGGCCAAATGAACTTCTTATCCAATTTGACAGCCTGTATTATGCCAAGTGGCAGGACCTATCATTTGGTGCATCTGGAATAGAAGAAGCTCTTGGGAAAGATTTAAAGCTTGTGCTCGATACGGAGAAACAAAAAATTGTCTCTGCTCCGAATGATTCCGTTCGGCTTACCCGCGTGGTTCCAACCGAAGAATTTATAGACATCTACTTTGAACTGGATCACATTTCCGACCGAAGAGCTCTATACTTCGACTTAGATGAGGAATTCACGGATGGAGACGGGAAGAAGCATACACTAATGGTGGGGCGGTCAAGCTACTATCGATCCGATGAGGCCTTCGAAACGTTTCACTATAAAATAAAGCCGGGAAATTATATCCAGCCGTTAACCTTTAAGCTTCTGTCCTATCCCGGAACAGATATCAACCAGCCTTTTGAAATTCCGCTTCTCACCGGAAACAATCCTGCCAAGCAGCCGTAA